In Paenibacillus sp. J23TS9, a single genomic region encodes these proteins:
- a CDS encoding ABC transporter permease yields the protein MNNASSALKVAAGIFLTIALITIVVILFISAQEATKTAQNNFSDIQTELSQASFTVYDGTSISGSQVTNALRKFYDKDQFGILVKTGKNKGGQWYGNTLFIDDVVTDDRFGSVDDNKKKTGDLRNTTLESSNEYVNPSGKFKASIIKDKSNVVRGLIFVQ from the coding sequence ATGAATAATGCTTCAAGCGCGTTGAAGGTGGCCGCTGGCATATTTCTGACCATCGCATTGATTACCATTGTTGTAATTCTTTTTATTTCAGCCCAAGAGGCTACCAAGACAGCGCAAAATAACTTTTCGGATATTCAAACCGAGCTGTCTCAGGCTTCATTTACAGTATATGACGGCACAAGCATCAGCGGATCACAGGTGACAAATGCTTTGCGTAAATTTTATGACAAGGATCAATTCGGCATACTCGTCAAAACAGGTAAGAACAAAGGAGGACAATGGTACGGAAACACTTTGTTCATCGACGATGTCGTAACGGACGACAGATTTGGTTCAGTCGATGATAATAAGAAAAAAACAGGAGATTTAAGAAATACAACGCTCGAATCCAGCAATGAATACGTAAACCCGAGCGGTAAGTTTAAAGCCAGCATCATAAAAGACAAATCCAACGTAGTTCGTGGACTTATTTTTGTACAATAG
- the abc-f gene encoding ribosomal protection-like ABC-F family protein: protein MSLLTVENVSHNFGGRTLFKDVSFRLLAGERVGLVGANGVGKSTLMNILTGQLLKDEGKVEWTPRIRYGYLDQHSKLTPGKTVRDVLKDAFLPLLEQEQEMMEITNKMGDATPEELELLLEQMGEIQEQLEIGDFYLIDVKVEEMANGLGLSAIGLDRDVTSLSGGQRTKVLLAKLLLEKPTVLLLDEPTNYLDVEHIDWLTQYLKSYPYAFMLISHDTEFMNQVVDVIYHLEFAKLTRYAANYDKFLEMADISKNQHIDAYEKQQEFIKKQEDFIQRNKARASTSGRAKSREKQLNRIERIDKPEEAAKPIFNFKEYRASGKTVFEGIDFEIGYSHALLPKMSMTIERGEKIAIVGCNGVGKSTLLKTIMGKIAPISGKTYLGDFLEPAYFEQEVRPGNITPIDDVWNEFSSLNQHEVRAHLARCGLKNEHITRPLNMLSGGEQAKVRLCKLMMRETNWILFDEPTNHLDVIAKAELKRALKEFKGTVLLVSHEPDFYEDWVTKTWNVEEWSHQNA, encoded by the coding sequence ATGAGTTTATTGACAGTTGAGAATGTCTCCCATAACTTTGGGGGGCGCACATTGTTTAAAGATGTTTCCTTCCGCCTGCTGGCTGGTGAGCGTGTTGGTCTGGTTGGTGCAAATGGGGTCGGCAAGTCCACGTTAATGAACATCTTAACAGGACAGCTGCTTAAAGATGAGGGTAAGGTTGAATGGACTCCGAGGATCCGTTACGGTTACTTGGATCAGCATTCCAAGCTGACGCCGGGAAAAACCGTCCGCGATGTATTGAAGGATGCTTTCCTTCCGCTGCTTGAGCAGGAACAAGAAATGATGGAAATCACCAATAAAATGGGGGATGCCACTCCTGAAGAGCTGGAACTGCTGCTTGAGCAGATGGGTGAAATCCAGGAGCAGCTTGAGATAGGTGATTTCTACCTGATCGACGTGAAGGTCGAGGAAATGGCCAATGGGCTCGGTTTATCCGCGATTGGACTGGATCGTGACGTAACCTCGCTTAGCGGCGGTCAACGCACCAAAGTTCTCTTGGCCAAGCTCCTGCTTGAAAAGCCGACGGTCCTTCTTCTAGATGAGCCGACGAACTATCTTGATGTAGAGCATATTGATTGGCTTACCCAATACCTCAAGTCATACCCATATGCTTTCATGCTCATCTCGCATGACACAGAATTCATGAATCAAGTCGTAGATGTTATTTACCACTTGGAATTCGCCAAGCTGACAAGATATGCTGCCAACTACGATAAGTTTCTGGAGATGGCTGATATTTCAAAGAACCAGCATATTGATGCATATGAGAAACAGCAGGAATTCATCAAAAAACAGGAAGACTTCATTCAGCGAAACAAAGCCCGTGCTTCTACATCGGGACGTGCGAAAAGCCGCGAGAAGCAGTTAAATCGTATTGAACGTATTGATAAACCTGAAGAAGCAGCCAAGCCGATCTTTAATTTCAAGGAATACCGTGCAAGCGGCAAGACCGTATTTGAAGGAATTGACTTTGAGATCGGATACTCGCATGCATTGCTGCCAAAAATGAGCATGACGATTGAACGTGGGGAAAAGATTGCAATCGTCGGCTGCAATGGCGTTGGTAAGTCCACGTTGCTCAAGACGATTATGGGCAAAATCGCTCCAATCAGCGGTAAAACATATCTTGGAGACTTTCTGGAGCCTGCTTATTTCGAGCAAGAGGTTCGTCCCGGTAACATCACACCGATCGATGATGTCTGGAATGAGTTCTCTTCTCTGAATCAACATGAAGTCCGGGCTCATCTGGCACGCTGCGGATTAAAAAATGAGCATATTACTCGTCCGCTCAATATGTTAAGCGGTGGCGAACAAGCCAAAGTCAGACTGTGCAAGCTGATGATGCGCGAAACCAACTGGATTCTGTTTGACGAACCGACGAACCATTTGGATGTCATCGCCAAAGCTGAACTGAAACGGGCCTTGAAGGAATTTAAAGGAACTGTTCTGCTCGTATCCCATGAGCCTGATTTTTACGAGGATTGGGTTACAAAAACATGGAACGTGGAAGAATGGTCACATCAGAACGCTTGA
- a CDS encoding MoeB/ThiF family adenylyltransferase has translation MNTGDDRYSRQERFTPFGLEGQLMLGKSHVLIIGAGALGTSIAETLARAGVGHLTIADRDYVEWSNLQRQQLFSEEDAVLRLPKAIAAKQRLQAINSSIQIDSHVMDVKLEELDTLANGVDLIMDGTDNFDTRLLINDISQKHNIPWIYGGCVGSYGITYTILPGHTPCLNCLLGAVPLGGDTCDTAGIIPQAVQVVTAHQTTEAMKLLSGHHEALRDKLLTFDLWRNESMSMGVKHAKKEDCLSCGPHRTYPYLSASNLEKTDVLCGRDTVQIRPGKKQSLNLQETADRLSKLGEGKVESNPFLVSFTMGDRRLVIFADGRALIHGTKDISEARTIYHRYFG, from the coding sequence ATGAACACCGGGGATGACCGTTACTCCAGGCAAGAACGCTTTACACCGTTTGGATTAGAAGGCCAGCTTATGCTGGGAAAAAGCCATGTATTGATTATCGGAGCCGGTGCTTTAGGCACCTCGATTGCCGAGACGCTCGCCAGAGCCGGCGTGGGACATCTGACGATAGCGGACCGCGATTATGTGGAGTGGAGCAATCTCCAGCGTCAGCAGCTTTTTTCCGAGGAGGATGCTGTCCTGAGGTTACCGAAGGCAATCGCAGCCAAACAAAGGCTGCAAGCGATCAATTCCTCCATTCAAATCGACAGCCATGTGATGGACGTGAAGCTTGAAGAGCTGGATACTCTTGCGAACGGTGTGGATCTGATCATGGATGGTACGGATAACTTTGATACCCGTCTGCTTATTAACGATATATCTCAAAAGCATAATATTCCGTGGATTTATGGCGGATGTGTCGGAAGCTACGGAATAACCTATACGATATTGCCAGGTCATACGCCATGTTTGAACTGTCTGCTTGGTGCTGTTCCACTGGGCGGAGATACATGTGATACCGCAGGTATTATCCCGCAAGCTGTGCAGGTTGTAACCGCCCATCAAACGACAGAAGCGATGAAGCTGCTTAGTGGGCATCATGAGGCTCTCCGTGATAAGCTGCTGACTTTTGATTTGTGGCGGAATGAGTCAATGTCCATGGGGGTCAAGCATGCGAAAAAAGAAGACTGCCTCTCTTGCGGTCCGCATCGAACGTATCCCTATTTATCAGCATCCAATTTGGAAAAGACAGATGTATTATGCGGACGTGATACCGTACAGATTCGTCCGGGCAAGAAGCAATCCCTAAATCTGCAGGAGACTGCTGACAGGCTTTCGAAGCTGGGAGAAGGCAAGGTGGAGAGCAATCCGTTCCTGGTTTCCTTCACGATGGGAGATCGGCGCCTTGTTATTTTTGCTGACGGCAGAGCGTTGATCCATGGAACGAAGGATATATCTGAAGCCAGAACCATATATCACCGTTATTTCGGATGA
- a CDS encoding response regulator transcription factor: MPTDFNVKSGESMQEKLLVVGTFLKDAGLMDILLQDGYEVTVVPNEHKAIRAMNEQSIDMLLLKRSEHTASSLHKILKALLREQGGRPFPIILFEENLNTEAVIEGLRAGANDVVPKSIQGSELLARIRNLLGIFHIENERNNQKVIVEDLVIDPGSRKASRDGRELSLTVKEFDLLLYLARHANRVCTREEILKKVWDYDFLMGTNVVDVYIRHLRRKMDKGFSKKLIQSVRGVGYIIKEGE, encoded by the coding sequence ATGCCAACGGACTTTAACGTGAAATCAGGTGAATCCATGCAAGAAAAGCTTTTAGTAGTTGGAACCTTTTTAAAAGATGCAGGTTTAATGGATATCCTTCTTCAGGATGGATATGAAGTAACCGTCGTTCCTAATGAGCACAAAGCAATAAGAGCCATGAATGAGCAAAGCATCGATATGCTGCTGCTGAAACGTTCGGAACATACAGCAAGTTCATTACATAAAATTTTAAAAGCACTTCTTAGGGAGCAAGGGGGCAGGCCCTTTCCAATCATCCTTTTCGAAGAAAATCTAAATACGGAAGCTGTCATTGAGGGGCTGAGGGCCGGGGCGAATGATGTCGTGCCTAAATCGATCCAGGGCAGTGAGCTGTTGGCACGAATTCGGAATTTGCTTGGAATTTTCCATATCGAAAATGAGCGAAACAATCAAAAAGTTATCGTTGAAGATTTAGTTATTGATCCTGGAAGCCGGAAGGCAAGCAGAGATGGTAGGGAGTTATCATTGACGGTCAAAGAATTCGATTTGCTGTTATATTTGGCGAGGCATGCGAACCGGGTATGTACACGTGAGGAGATTTTAAAGAAAGTCTGGGATTATGATTTTCTCATGGGGACCAATGTGGTGGATGTATACATCCGGCATCTTCGCAGAAAAATGGATAAAGGTTTCAGTAAAAAACTGATTCAATCCGTACGCGGAGTGGGTTATATAATAAAAGAAGGCGAATAA
- a CDS encoding C40 family peptidase encodes MNQKQLIQKLVAVGLCASIGFTAMMATGADVTEASSSKSVSASSATSSKGTSVVNYGKKFMGTPYKFGASTSTTKVFDCSSFMKYIFGKYGVKLPRTSVAQSKVGVAVSKSNLKPGDLVFFSSGGRANGKNVTHVAVYAGNGKILHTYGSPGVTISDLNSGNWKRTYLKARRVL; translated from the coding sequence ATGAATCAAAAACAACTAATCCAAAAACTAGTAGCCGTAGGGTTATGTGCATCGATAGGTTTTACTGCGATGATGGCCACCGGAGCAGATGTGACGGAAGCATCCTCATCTAAATCCGTCTCCGCATCATCCGCTACTTCTTCCAAAGGAACGTCTGTTGTGAATTATGGTAAAAAATTTATGGGTACGCCTTATAAATTCGGAGCATCTACCAGTACAACAAAAGTATTCGATTGCTCCTCCTTCATGAAATATATCTTTGGCAAATACGGCGTTAAACTTCCACGTACGTCCGTAGCACAATCCAAAGTTGGTGTCGCTGTTTCGAAATCCAACCTGAAACCAGGCGATCTCGTGTTTTTCTCCAGCGGTGGCAGAGCAAACGGTAAAAATGTAACTCATGTCGCAGTATATGCAGGTAACGGTAAAATCCTGCACACTTACGGTTCCCCTGGCGTAACAATCTCTGATCTGAACTCAGGCAACTGGAAGAGAACATACTTGAAAGCACGCCGGGTCCTATAG
- a CDS encoding thiamine diphosphokinase, with protein sequence MNQKRVIIFSGGQLYPQYIQEIQPGDFIIGADKGALYLIRHDIKPDLAVGDFDSISPQELKHVRAESGRIVECDPVDKNLTDTELAFEMAIREQPDFIMLVGGTGTRMDHTLANVQMLNRALQHHIECAIMDQNNYITLTGSKIEVRDRGYKYVSLLPMTPEVTGITLEGFQYPLENATLKIGESLGISNVLLESVGLVSITSGLLLVIQSND encoded by the coding sequence ATGAACCAGAAACGCGTCATTATTTTTTCAGGGGGACAGTTATACCCTCAATATATACAGGAGATCCAGCCAGGTGATTTTATCATTGGTGCAGACAAAGGAGCACTGTATCTCATCCGTCACGATATCAAGCCCGATCTGGCTGTTGGAGACTTTGATTCGATATCACCACAGGAATTGAAGCATGTCAGAGCGGAATCCGGAAGAATCGTCGAATGCGATCCGGTTGATAAAAATTTAACGGATACGGAGCTCGCCTTTGAAATGGCCATTCGGGAGCAACCTGATTTCATCATGCTCGTGGGAGGCACAGGAACGAGGATGGATCATACCCTAGCCAATGTTCAGATGTTGAACCGTGCGCTTCAGCATCATATTGAGTGTGCCATTATGGATCAAAACAATTACATTACATTAACTGGCTCTAAAATAGAGGTGCGGGATCGCGGTTACAAATACGTCTCTCTGCTCCCGATGACTCCAGAGGTAACCGGTATTACGCTCGAAGGATTTCAGTATCCACTCGAAAATGCCACATTAAAAATCGGGGAGTCCCTCGGAATCAGCAATGTATTGTTGGAATCGGTTGGCCTGGTGAGCATTACGAGTGGACTTTTACTCGTAATTCAAAGCAATGACTAG
- a CDS encoding trimeric intracellular cation channel family protein: MHAFEIFSIIGTIAFAMSGAFVAMEEEYDILGILVLGLVTAFGGGVIRNVLIGVPVTTLWSQGLLIKLAILSVIIAFLLPLGWIKHWKRTEAWFDAIGLSAFAIQGALYAVKMHHPLSAVAVAAVMTGVGGGIIRDLLAGRKPLVLRDEIYAVWAMIAGVVIGLNWIHTTWQAVLLFAVIVMLRMFSVFYKWKLPRRMLHMSSSTGLSVKGNHKGKHNRKTA; this comes from the coding sequence ATGCATGCTTTTGAAATTTTCAGCATCATCGGGACAATTGCTTTTGCGATGTCAGGCGCCTTTGTCGCCATGGAGGAAGAATACGACATCCTGGGCATACTGGTGCTGGGACTTGTCACGGCTTTTGGAGGCGGGGTCATCCGTAATGTATTGATCGGTGTTCCTGTAACGACGCTTTGGAGCCAAGGACTGCTGATTAAACTGGCTATTTTGTCAGTCATCATTGCATTTTTACTTCCTCTAGGCTGGATCAAGCATTGGAAGCGAACGGAAGCTTGGTTTGATGCTATTGGGCTGTCCGCTTTCGCAATCCAGGGAGCTCTGTACGCAGTCAAAATGCATCATCCGTTGTCGGCTGTGGCGGTGGCTGCAGTAATGACAGGCGTTGGCGGAGGGATCATCCGTGATCTATTGGCTGGACGCAAGCCGCTGGTGCTTCGGGATGAGATCTACGCGGTATGGGCTATGATCGCCGGTGTGGTGATCGGTTTGAACTGGATTCATACGACATGGCAGGCGGTACTTCTATTTGCAGTCATCGTTATGCTCCGTATGTTTTCCGTCTTTTATAAATGGAAGCTTCCGCGGCGCATGCTGCACATGTCTTCTTCAACCGGTCTATCCGTAAAGGGCAACCACAAAGGCAAACACAATCGGAAGACAGCATAA
- a CDS encoding low molecular weight protein-tyrosine-phosphatase: MVSVLFVCLGNICRSPMAEAIMRNKVKEAGLERSIQVDSAGTGDWHIGHTPHQGTRDLLDQHQISYEGMIARQFTNADFEQFEYIVCMDNSNWSNVKSLPGAKEESLIRFMDLLPGHELKEVPDPYYTGNFEQVYELMDAGCQKLLDKIKIEKL; this comes from the coding sequence ATGGTATCTGTACTATTTGTTTGTTTGGGAAATATTTGTCGTTCACCTATGGCGGAAGCCATTATGAGGAATAAGGTTAAAGAGGCTGGACTGGAAAGAAGCATTCAGGTGGATTCCGCCGGTACAGGCGACTGGCATATCGGACATACGCCTCATCAAGGTACTCGTGATTTGCTTGACCAGCATCAGATCAGCTATGAGGGCATGATTGCCCGTCAGTTCACTAACGCTGATTTTGAGCAATTCGAATACATCGTATGCATGGATAACAGCAACTGGAGTAATGTTAAATCCCTTCCTGGAGCAAAAGAGGAGAGTCTGATCAGATTTATGGATTTGCTGCCTGGACATGAACTCAAGGAAGTGCCGGATCCGTATTATACGGGAAACTTCGAGCAGGTATACGAATTAATGGATGCGGGCTGCCAAAAGCTTTTGGACAAGATTAAAATAGAGAAGCTATAA
- a CDS encoding esterase family protein, whose protein sequence is MTDSKYLKRTINKEQMDSRFLNETRNLRVYLPPGYNEILSYPVVYCQDGEEFFNFGRIATTANHLILDGDAEPFIIVGVEVDTSIRTEEYAPFGSRFEAYTRCFAEEIIPFIEAKYPVRREASERVLAGDSLGGSVSLHLAIRYPELFERIISLSGAYYPASQDIYEAQDDLSRLDVFMIVGLQETAFETDHGVHNFVELNRQTRELLLDRGAKVQYAEKDGKHIWGFWQKELPDALMYFLHA, encoded by the coding sequence ATGACAGATTCGAAGTATCTGAAGCGCACTATTAATAAAGAACAAATGGACAGCCGCTTTCTAAATGAAACGCGTAATCTTCGGGTATACCTGCCACCAGGCTATAATGAAATTTTGAGCTATCCAGTCGTCTACTGCCAGGACGGAGAAGAATTCTTTAATTTCGGCCGAATCGCAACTACAGCCAACCATTTGATCCTGGATGGCGATGCAGAGCCCTTTATAATAGTAGGTGTTGAAGTCGATACCTCGATCCGCACGGAAGAATACGCTCCTTTTGGAAGCCGCTTTGAAGCCTATACCCGCTGCTTTGCAGAAGAGATTATTCCCTTCATTGAAGCGAAATATCCTGTACGCAGGGAAGCTTCCGAACGTGTTCTGGCCGGTGACTCCTTGGGTGGAAGCGTATCGCTCCATCTGGCCATTCGTTATCCGGAGCTCTTTGAGCGTATTATCAGCTTGTCCGGTGCGTACTATCCCGCTTCCCAGGACATTTACGAAGCTCAGGACGATTTGTCTAGGCTCGATGTCTTTATGATTGTCGGTCTGCAGGAAACGGCTTTTGAAACGGATCATGGCGTTCATAACTTTGTCGAATTAAACCGTCAAACCCGGGAATTACTGCTGGATCGCGGTGCAAAAGTTCAATATGCCGAAAAAGACGGCAAGCATATTTGGGGCTTCTGGCAAAAAGAGCTGCCGGATGCGCTTATGTATTTTTTACACGCCTAG
- the pdhA gene encoding pyruvate dehydrogenase (acetyl-transferring) E1 component subunit alpha, with amino-acid sequence MSKVPYEVYTEEVEALSVLSPEGEIINKDKMPNLTDDQLKEIMYRMVFTRTWDDRAVNLGRQGRLGFYAPVSGQEATMVGSEYALEKEDFVCPGYRDMPQIVWHGLPLYQAFLYSRGHQHGGEIPEGVNVLMPQIIIGAQILHAMGIAMGFKLKKQKQVAITYTGDGGSSEGDFYEGLNYAGRFKLPVIFFVQNNGYAITTPFAKQTAALSIAHKAVAAGIRGVKIDGMDVLAVISAVQEAAELARKGEGATLIEAVTYRFRPHSLSDDATKYRTKDEEGEWNEKDPITRMAKYLEKKGLWSDEDTARVKDEAKAKVNEEIKKAEQTAKMTVPGLIDSMFEQTPKHLEEQKADFQ; translated from the coding sequence ATGAGCAAGGTGCCTTATGAAGTGTATACCGAGGAAGTCGAAGCTCTTTCCGTGCTCTCTCCCGAAGGTGAAATCATTAACAAAGATAAAATGCCTAACCTTACTGATGATCAGTTAAAAGAAATTATGTATCGCATGGTATTTACCCGTACTTGGGATGATCGTGCCGTGAATCTGGGCCGTCAAGGACGTCTTGGTTTCTATGCTCCGGTATCTGGACAAGAAGCAACGATGGTCGGCAGTGAATACGCTCTTGAAAAAGAAGATTTTGTATGTCCGGGCTACCGTGACATGCCGCAAATCGTATGGCATGGATTGCCTTTGTACCAAGCATTTCTGTATTCCCGTGGACACCAGCATGGTGGAGAAATTCCTGAAGGCGTCAATGTTCTGATGCCGCAAATTATCATCGGTGCGCAAATCCTGCATGCGATGGGTATTGCTATGGGCTTCAAACTGAAAAAACAAAAGCAAGTTGCTATCACTTATACAGGTGACGGCGGTTCTTCGGAAGGTGACTTCTATGAAGGTCTGAACTACGCTGGACGCTTCAAACTGCCAGTCATTTTCTTTGTGCAAAATAACGGTTATGCCATCACAACTCCTTTCGCAAAACAAACAGCAGCATTGTCTATTGCCCATAAAGCAGTAGCAGCCGGTATCCGCGGTGTAAAAATCGACGGTATGGACGTGCTTGCTGTAATTAGTGCTGTTCAGGAAGCTGCAGAGCTTGCCCGTAAAGGCGAAGGCGCTACTTTGATCGAAGCTGTGACTTACCGTTTCCGTCCTCACTCCCTGTCTGACGATGCTACCAAGTACCGTACGAAGGATGAAGAAGGCGAATGGAACGAAAAGGATCCGATTACTCGCATGGCTAAATATCTGGAGAAAAAAGGCTTGTGGTCTGATGAAGACACTGCCCGCGTAAAAGATGAAGCCAAAGCGAAAGTGAACGAAGAGATCAAAAAAGCAGAACAAACGGCTAAAATGACGGTTCCTGGCTTGATCGACAGCATGTTCGAGCAAACCCCGAAACATTTGGAAGAACAAAAAGCTGATTTCCAATAA
- a CDS encoding alpha-ketoacid dehydrogenase subunit beta: MAQMNMKEAIRDAMRVEMKRDPNVIVFGEDVGNVGGVFRATEGLQKEFGEERIFDTPLAESAIGGMAVGLGIQGFRPVAEIQFVGFIYEALDQMFVQAARMRYRSGGRYNAPIVFRTPFGGGVKAAELHTDSLEGLAIQTPGIKVVVPSNPYDAKGLLIAAIRDNDPVFFMEHLNLYHAFRAEVPEEDYVVELGKANVVREGSDVTIITYGMMVHTATKAAEELEKTSGIKAEVIDLRTLNPLDIDTIVASVKKTNRAIVVQEAQKTSGVAAEVIAQINEKAILHLEAPVLRVAGPDTVYPFAQIEDTWLPTPARVIAAVNKVMEF; the protein is encoded by the coding sequence ATGGCACAAATGAATATGAAAGAAGCAATCCGCGATGCGATGCGCGTGGAAATGAAACGTGACCCTAACGTCATTGTGTTTGGTGAAGACGTTGGTAATGTTGGCGGTGTGTTCCGTGCAACGGAAGGCCTGCAAAAAGAATTTGGTGAGGAACGTATCTTTGATACACCGCTTGCTGAGTCCGCGATTGGCGGTATGGCAGTAGGTCTTGGTATTCAAGGCTTCCGTCCTGTAGCTGAAATCCAGTTCGTTGGATTTATTTATGAAGCTCTGGACCAAATGTTCGTTCAGGCAGCGCGCATGCGTTACCGTTCCGGCGGTCGCTACAACGCTCCAATCGTGTTCCGTACACCTTTTGGCGGCGGCGTGAAAGCAGCTGAGCTGCACACGGATTCCCTTGAAGGTTTGGCAATCCAAACTCCGGGTATTAAAGTGGTAGTGCCTTCGAATCCTTATGATGCCAAAGGCCTTCTGATTGCCGCGATTCGCGACAACGATCCTGTGTTCTTCATGGAGCATTTGAATTTGTACCATGCTTTCCGTGCTGAAGTCCCTGAAGAGGATTATGTCGTTGAGCTTGGTAAAGCTAACGTGGTGCGTGAAGGTTCGGATGTAACCATTATTACTTATGGCATGATGGTTCATACGGCAACAAAAGCGGCTGAAGAGCTTGAGAAGACCAGTGGCATTAAAGCCGAAGTGATTGATCTACGTACGTTGAATCCTTTGGATATTGATACAATCGTGGCTTCCGTTAAGAAAACGAACCGTGCAATCGTGGTTCAGGAAGCGCAAAAAACTTCCGGCGTTGCCGCAGAAGTGATTGCACAAATTAACGAGAAGGCTATTTTGCATCTGGAAGCGCCAGTTCTCCGCGTAGCGGGTCCTGACACCGTATATCCGTTTGCACAGATCGAAGATACATGGCTTCCTACACCGGCTCGGGTAATTGCTGCAGTCAACAAAGTCATGGAATTCTAA
- a CDS encoding dihydrolipoamide acetyltransferase family protein: MAKFEYRFPELGEGLHEGEIIKMHIKPGDKVTDDDIIMEVQNDKAVVEVPCPVNGTVQEVLTKDGQVCRVGEVVAIIDAEGEVPEQEAPAGDHGSQEADSAKGSADTTSSPAQSSPEEAKEGGEKNASAPAAPNKEVLATPSVRKFAREQGIDITQVNGSGNNGKITKEDVESFKNGGGQSSAPSAQSEEKAAPAASSAASSAAVDPRAEEERVPFKGIRKAISNAMVKSAYTAPHVTIMDEVDVTELVAFRTRMKPIAEKKGTKITYLPFIVKALVAASRQFPALNAMIDEENNEIVYKKYYNIGIATDTDNGLIVPVIKDADRKSIWMIADSIRDLAARGRDGKLSPNEMKGSTISITNIGSAGGMFFTPIINFPEVAILGTGRISEKPVVKNGEIVAAPVMALSLSFDHRIIDGATAQHFMNYIKSLLNNPELLVMEV; encoded by the coding sequence GTGGCAAAATTTGAATATCGGTTCCCTGAACTGGGAGAAGGTTTGCATGAAGGCGAAATTATTAAAATGCACATCAAACCAGGCGATAAAGTAACAGACGACGACATTATCATGGAAGTACAAAACGACAAGGCGGTTGTAGAGGTTCCTTGCCCGGTTAACGGTACGGTGCAGGAAGTTCTGACGAAGGACGGACAGGTATGCCGCGTCGGCGAAGTCGTTGCAATTATTGATGCAGAAGGCGAAGTTCCTGAACAGGAAGCTCCAGCTGGCGACCATGGTTCCCAGGAAGCGGACTCAGCTAAAGGCAGTGCTGATACCACTTCTTCTCCTGCACAAAGCAGCCCTGAAGAAGCCAAAGAAGGCGGAGAGAAGAATGCCTCGGCTCCAGCTGCTCCAAACAAAGAAGTGCTCGCTACACCTAGCGTACGCAAATTTGCCCGCGAGCAAGGCATCGACATCACTCAAGTGAATGGTTCCGGAAATAACGGAAAAATCACAAAAGAAGATGTTGAATCCTTCAAAAATGGTGGAGGCCAGTCATCTGCTCCATCTGCACAAAGCGAAGAGAAAGCTGCTCCAGCGGCATCGTCCGCAGCATCTTCTGCAGCCGTGGATCCACGTGCAGAAGAAGAACGCGTACCGTTTAAGGGTATTCGTAAAGCGATCTCGAATGCGATGGTTAAATCGGCGTACACTGCACCTCATGTTACCATCATGGATGAAGTGGATGTTACTGAGCTGGTTGCATTCCGTACACGCATGAAACCAATCGCCGAGAAAAAAGGCACGAAGATCACTTATCTGCCATTCATCGTGAAGGCTCTGGTTGCGGCTTCCCGCCAATTCCCTGCCTTGAATGCGATGATCGACGAAGAGAACAACGAAATTGTGTACAAAAAGTACTACAATATCGGTATCGCAACAGATACAGACAACGGTCTGATCGTTCCGGTTATCAAGGATGCCGATCGTAAGAGCATCTGGATGATCGCGGACAGCATTCGTGATCTGGCAGCGCGAGGCCGTGATGGCAAGCTGTCTCCCAACGAAATGAAGGGCAGCACGATCTCCATTACCAACATCGGTTCTGCCGGCGGTATGTTCTTTACTCCGATCATCAACTTCCCTGAAGTTGCAATCCTCGGTACCGGACGTATCTCTGAAAAACCTGTCGTGAAGAACGGTGAAATTGTTGCCGCTCCTGTAATGGCATTGTCCCTGAGCTTTGACCATCGCATCATTGATGGCGCAACTGCACAACACTTTATGAATTACATTAAATCACTGCTCAACAATCCTGAGCTGCTGGTTATGGAGGTGTAA